A stretch of Triticum aestivum cultivar Chinese Spring chromosome 1D, IWGSC CS RefSeq v2.1, whole genome shotgun sequence DNA encodes these proteins:
- the LOC123183239 gene encoding peroxisomal membrane protein PEX14 isoform X1, which yields MADPPASSPADEARDPGSSEAAPHGSSTSQDTKEQEDMKGEAAVATSEPVREELVQSAVSFLSHPKVVASSDVQRRSFLENKGLTMDEIEEAFRRLLSPPSNSTNSNMCESQGSPDPETLTPVVPRHPKSYMEVMEMIQRGERPDDIQDINDEPPNPDQPISKPSMAPKPKPWEKQGQQSSGLDLKAHTSNPSESSSGVQTDGTSQATGSNNSSGHGNLMLTAEPATGSEAPVDGVATSPKQ from the exons ATGGCGGATCCGCCGGCGTCGTCCCCGGCCGACGAGGCGCGGGATCCAG GTAGCTCAGAAGCTGCTCCTCATGGGAGTAGTACGTCGCAAGACACGAAAGAGCAGGAAGACATGAAAGGAGAAGCGGCTGTTGCGACCTCTGAACCCGTGAGGGAGGAACTGGTCCAGAGTGCCGTTAGTTTTCTGAGTCACCCCAAAGTCGTGGCATCTTCCGATGTCCAGAGGCGTTCCTTCCTGGAAAATAAAGGGCTCACCATGGACGAAATTGAAGAAGCATTTCGACGTTTACTT AGCCCACCTTCAAACTCTACAAACTCAAATATGTGTGAATCTCAAG GAAGTCCTGATCCTGAAACTTTAACCCCTGTGGTGCCCCGGCACCCAAAATCATATATGGAG GTCATGGAAATGATACAGAGGGGAGAGCGGCCAGATGATATCCAG GATATTAATGATGAGCCACCAAACCCTGATCAGCCAATCTCGAAACCCAGTATGGCACCCAAGCCCAAG CCGTGGGAGAAGCAAGGCCAACAAAGTTCCGGCCTGGACCTGAAAGCTCACACAAGCAACCCCAGCGAATCGTCGTCAGGAGTTCAAACCGATGGCACCAGCCAGGCCACGGGATCAAACAACAGCTCCGGTCACGGGAACTTGATGCTGACGGCAGAGCCGGCTACAGGCTCTGAAGCCCCCGTGGATGGCGTTGCCACCTCGCCAAAGCAGTAA
- the LOC123183239 gene encoding peroxisomal membrane protein PEX14 isoform X2, giving the protein MADPPASSPADEARDPEAAPHGSSTSQDTKEQEDMKGEAAVATSEPVREELVQSAVSFLSHPKVVASSDVQRRSFLENKGLTMDEIEEAFRRLLSPPSNSTNSNMCESQGSPDPETLTPVVPRHPKSYMEVMEMIQRGERPDDIQDINDEPPNPDQPISKPSMAPKPKPWEKQGQQSSGLDLKAHTSNPSESSSGVQTDGTSQATGSNNSSGHGNLMLTAEPATGSEAPVDGVATSPKQ; this is encoded by the exons ATGGCGGATCCGCCGGCGTCGTCCCCGGCCGACGAGGCGCGGGATCCAG AAGCTGCTCCTCATGGGAGTAGTACGTCGCAAGACACGAAAGAGCAGGAAGACATGAAAGGAGAAGCGGCTGTTGCGACCTCTGAACCCGTGAGGGAGGAACTGGTCCAGAGTGCCGTTAGTTTTCTGAGTCACCCCAAAGTCGTGGCATCTTCCGATGTCCAGAGGCGTTCCTTCCTGGAAAATAAAGGGCTCACCATGGACGAAATTGAAGAAGCATTTCGACGTTTACTT AGCCCACCTTCAAACTCTACAAACTCAAATATGTGTGAATCTCAAG GAAGTCCTGATCCTGAAACTTTAACCCCTGTGGTGCCCCGGCACCCAAAATCATATATGGAG GTCATGGAAATGATACAGAGGGGAGAGCGGCCAGATGATATCCAG GATATTAATGATGAGCCACCAAACCCTGATCAGCCAATCTCGAAACCCAGTATGGCACCCAAGCCCAAG CCGTGGGAGAAGCAAGGCCAACAAAGTTCCGGCCTGGACCTGAAAGCTCACACAAGCAACCCCAGCGAATCGTCGTCAGGAGTTCAAACCGATGGCACCAGCCAGGCCACGGGATCAAACAACAGCTCCGGTCACGGGAACTTGATGCTGACGGCAGAGCCGGCTACAGGCTCTGAAGCCCCCGTGGATGGCGTTGCCACCTCGCCAAAGCAGTAA